The Arctopsyche grandis isolate Sample6627 chromosome 7, ASM5162203v2, whole genome shotgun sequence genome includes a window with the following:
- the LOC143914963 gene encoding nucleoprotein TPR-like: MSGRSGGGAGGGGGGGVRSVLTPREASNLSANVTRKLDSHLENMRITHGEAIKKLQNEISEAKSSSDSLKDKSNMNSLQESALQDMEKQLISANSIVEETRKNLKRIEEDSDNIRRARDLAVDEKENLRVMCDRQASEISQMKDEMSNIMSQLQKAIAEKCEALSKSDEVQNKESLLETKEKRFESDKVHLNNQIKSLSGDLNRYTSELQNIQHEHASKMSVLEAKLNEKCEELQSVNFNINSLKELNEKLTMENKNQSKKLLSQNDIENLILMDYKKEINAKTKLIDLYLKDIDDSNARNGELNRRVTDLQQLTSSLTEQTKELEVQNKQLKTEYETMLSDNGNAITTLTSELNEAKTRLSATKEESLQFLLKDLSPFASSTCELIKSMSLTQVYGQLVRLSEELSNEKKEAAILAEKVTNLSAEIKEKTDAIQQQDSEMKVMLDNSTTMKKDLESIQSEYNQLKASNNEILKERNVFTQENARLKLEVANLSRQVCFFLDEIESEDNNKMDTSDTLTKDMITFSNISELQANNIKLLNLVEELKLDKENCKAGQVSKESQFLVDSLNVQVSELTKTQNDQIKIIDALTLQRDRYEKLYRENIISQSPKSDAIRISDAVVAVDENPKGSPSDVPSDKGAIKTPITDVQRQKERHKRYEETMMARENLLTERLEDLQKKLHELNDKYAKCFSVSKTNSEKCETLDRAVQTYKKQITSLEERNKIYESSIVKQEESIKYLRDQLLDSLTKLSTAEVTVENLRQESKFLKDSENRLKKERDLLKKERFSQSLILNDIELIKISEKRKDDENLINLESKLNASIKECSDLQRKLKTQEDKVNELNSQLERQTKNHDDRIKEANSSIERSKSEISMLHEQLKLKASQVEDLNKRLLNLININGQEDNPDVMKKVKDLENLLDDRKTEIEKLQQELIESKQLIKTSRDKCESTEIEFRKMESCYTEYKTIMEKTLNSLRESEKQLKEKTSKLEAELSSQPHDMNIMNNNELKTELSKSRETIESLKLALNEKSTNLDNLNVEVTKLKENVQKAEDKYAYEMVLHSMDVRTMTQFKQELTNLKTEIANLKSEKDHSDNSLKESKSSWESREKEFVKEHEDLQARLNDLNQHNSLLHEQIQALSLQNASFQNNTNVDNTNDAQSADTSVNRSMNTDDEKSLEHLMLIIKHLRREKDIFSTKFDMIHAEKSRMKSELEIMESQLKELHALTVEKESSVSSPQMFMNNPEIIRKMEAMNALTDSNVILRQERDSFLKKVNDLSEKVSNNDKSISTLGKSNTELQTKVESLQSENTHLKSESVRWRTRVNSLVEKANKTSPEDWKRLQNERETLAKMLTTEKENAKKLNDEMQSLKTMKSKLSDEVSTLNQKIVLLNSSFKKQNEELSTLRSDVTRITQELVEAKASILEKSDSLNKVNEALASKDAVFSETSKREVHLRKIAKKYKALYEELTAEAEKKAKTSNNETLTNAETTPEAEKDANEKLKEIETNKIAELTAQINAKLEENTKLQNEIAALRTTQDVDEKTKQQLIEANANISQLTEANTTLNSELTTAKQLVENSKDDCDVKLNHLKSQLEERITKLDKDKNQCEQEKKSLSAELNRKIEYLLHKIGQLQRKIDQSSKPSTSSYQGEKSASEAPTTIKIASVSASIANAISSSACSSQNIIENLPSSSSPMTCRQISQLHGATLPPESTQDIESINIRGIRSESAEAAAPTQTTDGSQHSHQTMLTMPHLEKASVSGTSSSQAHQQASSSSSNNNSNSTVTTSHRIDDAESEQRVRKRLRQSADEGKSDCSKRSKIQRLAEMESEYQVPTSSQRDQEDDCVIVDSGDDENQYENNYVETIEDEEDKRGNIAEVSEDKNTQVERSSSSAVSEGAMENNEVELLESIPQEDQSSNRVEDSMSNSNEARADPVGTPSTPHSPNREQQIETISSVTEGNESGNGYMSLGMVMGNVGSAGTVNLVYDDTSDSIVPSTPVLYVPRRNDGFGEAVSSPLTISGGSTADGHFTFNENNASANSGAMEDTHADLTSQIAPHLPTTPEIESNPTQETSEAEAGGSSQENADEESPMVSSQGSLPASPQQIEESSEAEASSTALANNSSQKGPWTRGSVSTPSRSSPTPQSSGNRVSDYHLRPFSQRVQRQSKSPRGRQNQYKKN, encoded by the exons ATGTCTGGAAGATCAGGGGGTGGAGCGGGTGgagggggcggcgggggcgtgCGGTCCGTTCTGACCCCTCGCGAGGCTTCGAATCTTTCGGCGAACGTGACGCGCAAACTCGACAGCCATTTGGAGAACATGCGCATTACTCACG gtGAAGCTATAAAAAAGCTGCAGAATGAAATTTCTGAAGCAAAATCTTCCTCTGATAGTTTGAAAGATAAATCAAATATGAATTCGTTGCAAGAAAGTGCTTTACAAGATATGGAAAAGCAACTGATTTCGGCAAATTCTATAGTCGAAGAGACGAgaaaaaatttgaaaagaatTGAAGAAGATTCAGATAATATTCGCCGTGCGAGGGATTTGGCCGTTGACGAAAAAGAAAATCTGAGAGTCATGTGCGATCGTCAAGCGTCAGAAATCTCGCAAATGAAGGATGAGATGTCCAACATAATGTCTCAATTGCAAAAAGCCATAGCGGAAAAGTGTGAAGCGCTATCGAAGAGCGACGAAGTTCAGAACAAAGAGTCTCTATTGGAGACCAAAGAGAAGCGCTTCGAAAGCGATAAAGTTCATTTGAACAACCAAATCAAAAGTTTGAGCGGCGATCTCAATAGATATACTTCGGaattacaaaatattcaacATGAGCATGCTTCAAAAATGTCAGTATTGGAAgcaaaattgaatgaaaaatgtGAAGAGTTGCAATCTGTCAACTTTAACATTAATAGCTTGAAGGAATTGAACGAAAAGTTGACgatggaaaataaaaatcaatctaAGAAATTACTCTCTCAAAACGACATCGAAAATCTTATATTAATGGACTACAAAAAAGAAATTAACGCCAAAACAAAACTCATCGATTTGTATTTGAAAGATATTGACGATTCAAACGCTAGAAATGGTGAATTGAACAGGCGTGTAACCGATCTACAACAATTGACGAGTTCCTTAACAGAACAAACTAAAGAACTTGAAGTgcaaaacaaacaattgaaaacAGAGTATGAAACTATGCTTAGCGATAATGGCAACGCTATTACCACGCTGACTTCAGAACTGAATGAAGCTAAGACTCGTTTATCGGCGACGAAAGAAGAAAGTTTACAATTCCTTTTGAAAGACTTGTCACCATTTGCCAGTTCTACTTGTGAACTCATCAAGTCAATGTCTCTTACTCAGGTGTATGGCCAATTGGTTCGACTGTCTGAAGAGCTATCGAACGAGAAAAAGGAGGCGGCCATTCTCGCCGAGAAGGTTACCAATCTTTCTGCTGAAATTAAAGAGAAAACTGATGCAATTCAGCAGCAAGACTCAGAAATGAAAGTGATGTTAGACAATAGTACCACAATGAAAAAAGATCTAGAGTCGATCCAGAGTGAATACAACCAATTGAAAGCTAGTAATAACGAAATTTTGAAAGAACGCAACGTATTCACTCAAGAAAATGCCCGTCTTAAGTTGGAAGTGGCGAATCTTAGTAGACAAGTATGTTTCTTTTTGGATGAAATAGAATCTGAAGATAATAACAAAATGGATACATCGGACACCTTGACCAAAGATATGATAACTTTCAGCAACATCAGTGAGCTTCAAGCTAACAATATTAAACTGTTGAACCTTGTGGAAGAATTGAAACTTGATAAGGAAAATTGCAAAGCAGGACAAGTTTCAAAGGAATCTCAATTCCTCGTAGATTCGTTGAATGTTCAAGTCTCGGAACTTACTAAAACGCAGaatgatcaaataaaaattatagatGCTTTGACTCTCCAACGGGATAGATATGAAAAATTGTATCGAGAGAATATAATCAGCCAATCTCCAAAGTCAGATGCGATTAGAATATCTGACGCAGTCGTCGCTGTGGATGAAAATCCGAAAGGTAGTCCCTCAGATGTGCCATCTGATAAGGGGGCGATAAAAACGCCTATTACGGATGTTCAACGACAGAAAGAGCGCCATAAAAGATATGAAGAAACTATGATGGCAAGAGAAAATCTATTGACGGAGCGGTTGGAAGACTTACAGAAGAAGTTGCACGAACTTAATGATAAATACGCCAAATGTTTCTCGGTATCTAAAACGAATAGCGAAAAGTGTGAAACTTTAGACCGTGCTGTGCAGACATACAAAAAACAGATTACAAGTCTCGAAGAGAGAAATAAAATCTATGAATCTTCCATCGTAAAACAAGAGGAGagtattaaatatttgcgcGATCAACTTTTAGATTCGTTGACCAAACTTTCAACTGCCGAAGTGACTGTGGAAAATCTAAGACAAGAATCTAAGTTTTTGAAGGATTCAGAAAATAGATTAAAGAAAGAAAGGGATCTCTTGAAAAAAGAAAGGTTTTCTCAGTCGTTGATTCTAAATGATATtgagttgattaaaatatctgaaAAACGAAAAGATGATGAGAATTTGATCAACTTGGAAAGTAAATTGAATGCGTCGATCAAAGAATGCAGTGATTTGCAACGCAAATTAAAAACGCAAGAAGACAAAGTGAATGAACTCAACTCACAACTAGAAAGACAAACTAAAAATCACGATGATAGAATTAAGGAGGCTAATTCTTCAATAGAAAGGAGCAAATCGGAGATTTCAATGTTACAcgaacaattaaaattaaaggcAAGTCAAGTCGAAGATCTTAATAAGAGattgttgaatttaataaatatcaatGGACAAGAAGACAATCCTGATGTTATGAAAAAAGTTAAAGATTTAGAAAATTTATTAGACGATCGTAagactgaaattgaaaagctTCAACAGGAACTTATAGAAAGTAAGCAGCTTATTAAGACATCTCGTGATAAATGCGagagcaccgaaatcgaatttaGGAAAATGGAATCGTGTTACACAGAATATAAGACAATTATGGAGAAAACTTTGAATTCCTTACGAGAGTCAGAAAAACAGTTGAAAGAAAAAACTTCCAAGCTTGAAGCTGAACTTTCTTCTCAACCTCATGATATGAACATAATGAACAATAATGAGCTTAAAACGGAGCTATCTAAGTCTAGGGAAACTATTGAATCTTTAAAATTAGCGCTGAATGAAAAGAGTACGAATTTAGATAATTTGAACGTCGAAGTAACCAAATTGAAAGAAAACGTTCAGAAGGCAGAAGATAAGTACGCTTATGAAATGGTTTTACACTCGATGGACGTGCGCACGATGACTCAATTCAAGCAGGAACTGACGAACTTGAAAACAGAGATTGCTAATTTGAAGTCCGAAAAAGATCATTCAGACAATTCTTTGAAGGAGAGTAAATCGTCTTGGGAATCGCGTGAAAAGGAGTTCGTCAAAGAACATGAAGACTTACAGGCAAGATTGAATGACTTGAATCAGCACAATTCGTTACTGCACGAACAGATTCAGGCTTTGAGCTTGCAAAATGCTTCATTCCAAAATAACACTAATGTAGACAACACGAACGATGCTCAAAGCGCCGACACTTCTGTGAATCGTTCTATGAACACTGATGATGAAAAGTCTTTGGAACATTTGATGCTAATAATCAAACATCTCCGACGGGAAAAAGATATTTTCAGTACTAAGTTTGATATGATTCATGCAGAAAAGTCAAGGATGAAGTCTGAATTGGAAATAATGGAAAGTCAACTGAAGGAACTGCACGCATTGACTGTTGAAAAGGAAAGTTCTGTATCAAGTCCTCAAATGTTTATGAACAATCCGGAAATAATACGGAAAATGGAGGCAATGAATGCATTGACAGATAGTAATGTTATATTGCGGCAGGAAAGAGACAGTTTTCTTAAGAAAGTTAACGACCTTTCTGAAAAAGTTTCTAATAATGACAAATCGATATCCACTTTGGGTAAAAGTAATACTGAACTGCAAACTAAAGTGGAATCGTTGCAATCTGAAAACACGCATCTTAAAAGTGAAAGCGTGAGATGGAGGACTAGAGTAAATTCGTTGGTTGAAAAAGCAAACAAAACTAGTCCTGAAGATTGGAAGCGCCTTCAGAATGAAAGAGAAACTCTGGCGAAAATGTTGACAACTGAGAAAGAAAATGCTAAAAAGCTTAACGATGAAATGCAATccttaaaaacaatgaaaagtAAACTTTCcgatgaagttagcacgttgaATCAAAAGATTGTTCTACTAAATAGTTCTTTCAAGAAGCAAAATGAAGAGTTGAGCACATTGAGGAGTGACGTTACGAGAATAACTCAAGAGTTAGTCGAAGCCAAGGCTAGCATTCTTGAAAAATCAGACTCCTTAAACAAAGTCAATGAAGCACTCGCGTCTAAAGATGCTGTATTCAGCGAAACATCGAAGAGGGAAGTACATCTTAGAAAAATTGCTAAAAAATACAAAGCTCTATATGAAGAACTTACTGCAGAGGctgaaaaaaaagcaaaaacttCTAACAATGAAACTCTTACAAATGCTGAAACAACACCAGAAGCCGAAAAGGATGCCAATGAGAAGTTAAAGGAAATTGAAACGAATAAAATAGCTGAACTTACAGCACAAATTAATGCCAAATTAGAAGAAAATACCAAGTTACAAAATGAAATTGCTGCTTTACGTACTACTCAAGACGTCGATGAGAAGACTAAACAACAATTGATCGAAGCGAATGCAAATATTTCGCAATTGACGGAAGCAAACACTACATTGAACAGTGAACTGACGACGGCCAAGCAACTCGTCGAAAATAGTAAAGACGACTGTGATGTTAAATTGAACCACTTAAAGTCGCAGTTGGAAGAACGAATAACGAAACTGGATAAGGATAAAAATCAATGCGAACAAGAGAAGAAATCTTTGTCGGCGGAATTGAATAGGAAAATCGAATATTTGTTACATAAAATAGGACAATTGCAGAGGAAGATCGACCAATCGTCAAAACCATCCACCAGTTCATACCAAGGAGAAAAATCGGCATCGGAAGCTCCGACAACTATTAAAATTGCATCCG TTTCAGCTAGCATAGCCAATGCCATATCTTCATCTGCTTGCAGTTCACAAAACATTATAGAAAATTTACCTAGCAGTTCGTCTCCAATGACTTGTCGCCAAATTTCTCAACTTCATGGAGCTACCCTGCCACCCGAGTCTACtcag GATATAGAATCGATTAATATTAGAGGAATTCGATCAGAATCTGCTGAAGCTGCTGCACCTACGCAGACTACTGACGGCTCTCAGCATAGCCACCAG ACAATGCTAACTATGCCGCATTTGGAGAAGGCTTCCGTTTCGGGCACGAGTTCGTCTCAAGCTCATCAGCAG GCATCCAGTTCGTCGAgcaataataattcaaattctaCGGTGACAACTTCACATAGAATTGACGATGCCGAGAGCGAGCAGAGAGTTCGCAAACGTTTACGACAGTCGGCAGATGAAGGCAAGAGTGATTGTAGCAAAAGATCCAAAATACAG agATTGGCTGAAATGGAATCTGAATATCAGGTGCCGACTTCGTCCCAACGAGATCAAGAGGATGATTGTGTGATCGTGGACTCTGGCGATGATGAGAATCAGTATGAAAATAACTATGTG GAAACAATAGAGGACGAAGAAGACAAACGTGGTAATATTGCTGAAGTTTCCGAAGATAAGAACACTCAAGTAGAAAGGTCATCTTCATCTGCAGTGTCCGAAGGTGCAATGGAAAATAATGAAGTTGAGCTGTTGGAAAGCATTCCTCAA GAAGATCAAAGTTCTAATAGAGTGGAGGATAGCATGTCGAATTCCAATGAAGCTCGAGCCGATCCTGTCGGCACACCTTCAACTCCTCACTCACCGAATAGGGAACAGCAGATTGAAACAATTTCTAGTGTCACTGAAG GAAACGAGAGCGGAAATGGCTATATGTCATTAGGTATGGTCATGGGGAATGTCGGATCGGCTGGAACAGTTAATCTCGTATATGATGATACCAGTGATAGTATCGTTCCGTCTACTCCTGTCCTTTACGTGCCGAGGAGAAATGACGG TTTCGGTGAAGCTGTTAGCTCTCCTTTGACAATTAGCGGGGGCTCAACTGCCGATGGTCATTTTACATTCAATGAGAACAACGCCAGTGCAAACAGTGGTGCTATGGAAGATACTCATGCTGATCTCACATCTCAAATCGCTCCACACCTACCTACGACTCCTG AAATTGAAAGCAATCCAACTCAAGAGACTTCGGAGGCTGAAGCTGGTGGATCGTCGCAAGAAAACGCAGATGAAGAGTCTCCTATGGTTAGTTCGCAAGGTAGTCTTCCTGCTTCTCCCCAACAG ATTGAAGAAAGTAGTGAGGCTGAAGCTAGCAGTACTGCACTCGCAAATAATTCCTCTCAGAAAGGTCCGTGGACTCGAGGTAGTGTGTCCACTCCGTCACGATCTTCGCCTACTCCACAATCTTCGGGTAATCGTGTTTCGGATTATCATCTTCGGCCTTTTTCGCAACGTGTTCAAAGGCAGTCTAAATCGCCAAGGGGCAGACagaatcaatacaaaaaaaattaa